The genomic region ACCTTGTAGGCCAACTAACATTATCGGAGCTGGATGAGAGTTCAGATTTAGACCTTCATTTTCTCCACCCATTAGCTCTTGGAGTTCATCTCTAACAATTTTTATTACTTGTTGACCAGGAGTGAGGCTGTTTAATATCTCTTGGCCCGTACTTTTCTCTCTTACAGTTTTTATGAATTTTTTTACAACCTGAAAGTTAACGTCAGCTTCTAAAAGGGCAACACGAACTTCACGCATAGCTTCCTTGACATCTTTTTCAGATAGCTTTCCTTTTTTCTTAAGATTAGCAAAAACTCCTTGAAGTTTCTCTGATAAACCTTGAAGCATATTTTCACCTCTAATTTTTATTAAGGTTTTGGTAAATCTTTTGTAACCTTGAATCATTTGTTACAGAAATTATGTCTTCTAAATCACCAATTGTTTTTTGAATAAGTTCTTCTTTAGCCAGTAAACCTAGCTTAGTTTCGTAATCATCTAAAAGGGAGGTTACCCTTTTTAATGTATCGTAAACAGCTTGACGACTAATATTAACTTGTTTTGCTATTTCACCTAATGATAAGTCATGATGATAGTAAAGTTTAAATAGTTCTCTTTGTTTTTTAGTCAATAAAGGTTCATAGCAATCAAATAAATCATTGAGATGTGTGATCTTTTCTAACATCTAACACACCACTCTCTCTGTTAAGTTGTTTTACTTTACATAGAAACTTTACCATGTTTATTTATGTTTGTCAAACTTAGAATAACAATTTTTTAAATGGGTTTTAGCAATTCTCAAAAACGTCCATAAGTTGTAAATGGGGGCAGCATCCAGTAAAAGACCTTGGTTTACTGTATGTTGCTCCCACTTATTGAAGGTTCATTTTATAATTTTAGATTCTCCTTAACTATCTTACGTCCTCTGTACAACCTTGTTCTGACTGATTCTACCGAAACCTTAAGTATATCTGAAATCTCGGCATATGAATATCCATAGTAGTCTTTTAACAACATTGTTTTTTTTGTAAGGTTAGGAAGCTTTTCTAGTTGGTCTTTTACTGCGATGTGGGTGTCCTTTATTTCGAAGCTTCCTATGGTATCCCCAACTTCTTTAACAAACTCACCAATCTGCTCTAATGATACGGTCTTTATTTTGCTATATTTAGAGCATTGGTCCTTGTATAAGTTAAGAATAATTTGGTATAACCAAGACGTAAAAGAACATTGCCCTCTATAGTTTTTTATGAACCTAAACACCCTAATAAAAGCTTCTTGGATTAAGTCCTCTGCTTCTTCTAAGCACCCAGTTAACTTAAAAGCCATTTTTAATGCTGTATTTCTGTGCTCACCTACTAACTGCTCAAACGCTTTCATGTTTCCTGCCTGAGCCTTCATAATTAGTTCATTCATAGTTATCCCCTGTCAAAAAGAGCTTGAATAAAGTGTTGGCCTTCAAATTCTTGAAGGTCCTCTATTTTTTCACCAAGTCCTACATACTTTATTGGAACCTTTAGCTCCTTATTAATTGCTATTACCACCCCACCTTTAGCGGTCCCATCAATTTTATTTAGAACTATCCCTGATAGTTCTGTTGCCTCTCCAAAAGCTTTTGCTTGATTTATGGCGTTTTGCCCTGTTGTTGCATCTAATACGAGAAGGCTTTCATGTGGAGCATCAGGGATTTCTTTTTTTATTACTCGATTCACTTTTTTTAGCTCTTCCATAAGGTTACTTTTTGAGTGAAGTCTTCCTGCCGTATCACAGATAACATAATCTACCTTTCTAGCTTTTGCAGCTTGCATACCGTCGTAGATAACTGCCCCTGGATCACTACCCATTTGGTGGCTGATTACATCTACGTTATTTCTATCTCCCCAAACTTTTAGCTGTTCAATTGCCGCAGCTCTAAAGGTGTCAGCAGCTACTAAAAGGACTTTGTTACCTTCCTTTTTTAGTTTGTGGGTAAGCTTGCCTATAAACGTCGTTTTCCCTACACCATTTACGCCACAAACAAATATAACAGTAGGTTTTTTTTCAGAAACATTCAATTGAGTATGCCCCTCGCCAAACTGGGTTATCAAACGGTCTTGAAAAAAAGTCTGAATTTCCTGGCTGTCTTTAACATTATTTTCATCACAATATTCCCTTAACTCATCAATTAACTCCATAGTAGTTTTAACGCCCACATCAGCTTCTAATAAAACTTCTTCAAGTTCTTCAAAAAACTCTTCATCTACACTAGAAAAACCACTAAAAACCTTTTCGATTCCCCCTAGCAAATTTTTCCTAGTTTTATTTAGCCCACTTTTAAATTTATTTAATATTGACATTTTAACCCACCTTTTCGTCATCAAATTTCACTGATATTAGCTTTGACACTCCCGAATCCTCCATTGTGACACCATAAAGCATATCGGCATAACTCATAGTCCCCTGTCTATGTGTTACTACCAAAAACTGAGATTTATTAGATAACTCCTTTAAAAATGATGCAAACCGATTTACGTTAGCTTCATCTAGCGAGGCTTCAATCTCATCTAGAACGCAAAAAGGCGAAGGTCTTGTCATGAGTATAGAAAAAAGCAAAGTTATAGCTGTTAAAGCTTTTTCTCCTCCTGAAAGTAAGGACATAGACTGCATTTTTTTGCCGGGTGGCTGCACAAAAATTTCAACTCCACTTTCTAAGATTTGATTTGGCTCGGAAAGCTTTAGATAGCCCTGACCTCCACCAAATAACTTCTTAAAAATTTCATTAAAGAAATCATTTATTTTGTTAAATGTTTCTTCAAATTGTACTGCCATTTGCTTGTCCATTTCCACAATTATTTTCTGTAAATCCAACCTGCTTTTGCTCAGATCGTTTTTTTGCTTTTTAAGAAATTCAAGTTTTTTTGTTAATCGTTCGTATTCCTCAATAGCACCTAAGTTTACATCACCCATGCCTTTAATATCTTCCCTTAACCTATTTACTTCCCTTTGACCGCTACGGGATGAAACCGGTTCAAACCCGTGATCTATCGCTTCTTTAACAGTTAAATAATATTCACCTAAAAGCTTTTCAGTATGCTGCTCTATTTCCATTAACACCCTTGATTTTTTTAAATTCAAACTGTTTATAGCATCTTTAAACTTATCTAAATTATTACTTGCTTCAGTTAAATGCTGATTCTTAGATTGAATTTTTAGTTTTATTGATTGGATTTTTCCATCAAATATAAGTTTTTGCTTTTCAATCTCGCCTATTTTTTGTTGTAGGTTAAAAGATTCTTCAGTTAAAGAATCTATCTGTGTACTGCCGTCTAAAATTTCCTTTTCCATCTCTTTTAATGAGTCTTGGTTTAGTTTGTAGGACTTCTCATTTTCCTCAACTCTTTCTTCTGTACGTTTAATTTCACGTGATGTAGCAGAAATCTTTTCTTTTAAAGAAGCTATAGTTATTTTCTGACTCACCTGTCTAGATTGTACTTCCCCTAGGTTTTCTTCTAGTGTTGATAGCTTTGTTTGAAGTTCTTTTACCTCTTCATTTAACTTTATTTCATTTGAATTCATTTTTTCAATGTCTAATTTTTTTTCCGAAAGGTTACTGCTATACTTTTCTACGTCTATGTTTAAGCTCTTAGTTTCATTAAGTAGAAGATCTATATTTTCTTGAACTGAAGATGCCTTTTGTTCAAGCAACATTTTTTGCTGGTCCAGCTCATTTATCTCCACTTTTTGAAGTTGTTCTTGATCTTTTAGCTGCTCCAATTCATTTTTAAGAATATCCAGCTCATTAACCTGCTTTTTAAGACTTTGCATGTTTTGATCATACTTTTTTTGTTGAGTAATTATAAGCTCAGAGGTCTCTTTCATTTGAGAGTTTCTATTTAGAAGACCGGCATTTTTGCTTTTATACCGCCCTCCTGACATTGACCCTCCTGCATTAATTAACTCTCCATCTAATGTAACTATCCTATAACGATACCCCTGAGATTTTGCTAGATGCAATCCACTATCTAGGTTTTCCACAACAAATATTCGTCCTAGCAGAAAGTCTTTAATTCCTTCTAATTTTTCTGGGCAGCTTACTAAGTCAGAAGCAATTCCTATAACCCCTTTTTTATC from Proteinivorax hydrogeniformans harbors:
- the ftsY gene encoding signal recognition particle-docking protein FtsY, which codes for MSILNKFKSGLNKTRKNLLGGIEKVFSGFSSVDEEFFEELEEVLLEADVGVKTTMELIDELREYCDENNVKDSQEIQTFFQDRLITQFGEGHTQLNVSEKKPTVIFVCGVNGVGKTTFIGKLTHKLKKEGNKVLLVAADTFRAAAIEQLKVWGDRNNVDVISHQMGSDPGAVIYDGMQAAKARKVDYVICDTAGRLHSKSNLMEELKKVNRVIKKEIPDAPHESLLVLDATTGQNAINQAKAFGEATELSGIVLNKIDGTAKGGVVIAINKELKVPIKYVGLGEKIEDLQEFEGQHFIQALFDRG
- the smc gene encoding chromosome segregation protein SMC, giving the protein MFLKKIELYGFKSFANKTILQIDRGVTAIVGPNGSGKSNVIDAIKWVLGEQSVKSLRGSKMEDVIFSGSTNARQKNYAQVILTLDNTNQRLPLDYSEVNISRRYFRDGQSQYFINNTECRLKDIHELFMDTGLGKEAYSIIGQGQVDQILNSRPEERRIIFEEASGIVKYKSKKLDSIKKLEQTQQNLQRVEDIIIEIEESLPKIKEQATQASQYKSLKDKLKQNEVGIVLYKLDELEKTYENTEKQLESHKEKLAHEQDEVEAISNLLDKDKSYLEQLEKSTQNVVQLHLDTKSQVENLKYKLEYLKEKVKDLREKTDEKKFLNKKIKSEISNLKEQSAKLLENKNEYEVALKKHTEEIEDFNRQTTQLSEQIVRTKNDLENKKNNLITLLNDLATAKNDVKNIDGYIQRLNSDVERKEKELEDHKSKQQEVFSKHSMIVEKKDIANKRHREILEDYKKRVEQYKSAEYNKEIQQEQVAEISKKLNALESQLQGLKHLENNFAGYNLGPKEVLKKFSEDPQVFGAVAQIFDVDKKYSLAIETVLGASLQNVVVGDEKAAKKCIDYLKANKAGRATFLPLDIIKGKKVKPIDKKGVIGIASDLVSCPEKLEGIKDFLLGRIFVVENLDSGLHLAKSQGYRYRIVTLDGELINAGGSMSGGRYKSKNAGLLNRNSQMKETSELIITQQKKYDQNMQSLKKQVNELDILKNELEQLKDQEQLQKVEINELDQQKMLLEQKASSVQENIDLLLNETKSLNIDVEKYSSNLSEKKLDIEKMNSNEIKLNEEVKELQTKLSTLEENLGEVQSRQVSQKITIASLKEKISATSREIKRTEERVEENEKSYKLNQDSLKEMEKEILDGSTQIDSLTEESFNLQQKIGEIEKQKLIFDGKIQSIKLKIQSKNQHLTEASNNLDKFKDAINSLNLKKSRVLMEIEQHTEKLLGEYYLTVKEAIDHGFEPVSSRSGQREVNRLREDIKGMGDVNLGAIEEYERLTKKLEFLKKQKNDLSKSRLDLQKIIVEMDKQMAVQFEETFNKINDFFNEIFKKLFGGGQGYLKLSEPNQILESGVEIFVQPPGKKMQSMSLLSGGEKALTAITLLFSILMTRPSPFCVLDEIEASLDEANVNRFASFLKELSNKSQFLVVTHRQGTMSYADMLYGVTMEDSGVSKLISVKFDDEKVG
- a CDS encoding RNA polymerase sigma factor; this encodes MNELIMKAQAGNMKAFEQLVGEHRNTALKMAFKLTGCLEEAEDLIQEAFIRVFRFIKNYRGQCSFTSWLYQIILNLYKDQCSKYSKIKTVSLEQIGEFVKEVGDTIGSFEIKDTHIAVKDQLEKLPNLTKKTMLLKDYYGYSYAEISDILKVSVESVRTRLYRGRKIVKENLKL
- the ylxM gene encoding YlxM family DNA-binding protein; its protein translation is MLEKITHLNDLFDCYEPLLTKKQRELFKLYYHHDLSLGEIAKQVNISRQAVYDTLKRVTSLLDDYETKLGLLAKEELIQKTIGDLEDIISVTNDSRLQKIYQNLNKN